The following proteins are co-located in the Leptodactylus fuscus isolate aLepFus1 chromosome 8, aLepFus1.hap2, whole genome shotgun sequence genome:
- the NTAN1 gene encoding protein N-terminal asparagine amidohydrolase encodes MPLLIDSRSLDVSLPAARILQTCPQLEERARNLKSQPIQIVGANGFLYVQQRELAATTPADSSISILGSEDATTCHIIVLRHTGSGATCLAHCDGSNSETEVEAIVQAVKSLTKTTEGRLELHMVGGFNDQRQLSLKLSRELLKAFHKQADDVHLVTFCVTDINDKKENGIHLPIIYGIAVNVKTGEIYNAKFPDRQPDEDLRSAYILTGGNMVNIYDAEAEQVNIGPYSWTPFPNIEFWLNQEDSQILECFSTSPQAEPPHFVQHMKSSLQYLKDNPHPQISVFPNGKPRSYKKKADGQWERIKD; translated from the exons ATGCCTCTGCTCATTGACAGTCGGAGTCTCGATGTCAGCCTGCCCGCCGCCCGGATACTACAGACGTGTCCTCAGCTGGAG GAACGGGCCAGAAACTTAAAAAGCCAACCCATTCAGATAGTCGGAGCTAATGGATTTCTCTATGTGCAACAGCGGGAACTTGCTGCAACAACCCCAGCTGACA GTTCAATATCGATCCTTGGGTCGGAGGATGCAACTACTTGTCATATCATTGTTCTTAGGCACACAG GGAGTGGGGCTACTTGTTTAGCCCACTGCGATGGATCAAATTCGGAAACTGAGGTGGAAGCCATTGTGCAGGCTGTAAAATCATTAACAAAGACCACAGAAGGAAG gctAGAACTGCACATGGTTGGAGGTTTCAATGATCAACGCCAATTGTCACTGAAACTGTCACGTGAGCTTCTTA AAGCGTTTCATAAACAAGCAGATGATGTCCATCTTGTCACATTTTGTGTCACAG ATATAAATGACAAGAAGGAGAACGGTATTCACCTTCCTATTATATATGGAATAG CGGTAAATGTTAAGACTGGAGAAATTTACAATGCAAAATTTCCAGACCGGCAGCCAGATGAAGATTTGCGCTCCGCATACATCCTGACAGGAGGAAAC ATGGTGAATATTTATGATGCAGAAGCGGAGCAGGTGAACATTGGGCCTTACTCCTGGACTCCTTTCCCAAATATTGAATTTTGGCTGAATCAGGAGGACAGTCAGATACTAGAA tgtttttccaCATCTCCTCAAGCAGAACCTCCACATTTTGTCCAACATATGAAATCTTCACTTCAGTATCTGAAGGACAATCCACATCCTCAAATATCTGTATTTCCTAATGGAAAGCCTCGCTCCTATAAGAAAAAAGCTGATGGGCAATGGGAAAGGATCAAAGACTGA